The DNA region GCCCCCCTGGTAACTCCACACGATCCGGCGAAGTTCGTCGCGACCCGCTACCTGAATCTGTTCGACACTGCCACCGACGGCAGCATGCTGCTGTTCGGGTCGGACGAACTGGGTCGCAACGAGTTCAGCCGCATACTCTACGGCGGACGCGTGTCTCTTCTGGTAGGCTTCCTGTCTCCTCTCATGGGTGTGGCTGTGGGAACCTTGATAGGAATTACCAGCGCATACTTTGGCGGACTGGTTGACCTGATCCTGCAGCGGTTCGTGGACACACTCCTCGTGCTGCCGGGACTGGTCATAGTCATAACGGTAGCAACGGCGTTTGGCTTCACGATGACGGTGGTTATCTGCGCCCTGGCGCTGTTCAGTGCCATAGGGTCCATACGAGTTATACGGTCGCACGTGTTATCGCTAAGAGAGTCACTATTCATCGAGGCGCAGCGTTCGATAGGGTCGTCTTCCCTGCGGATAGTCGTGCTTCACCTTGTCCCAAATACGCTGCCGGTCTCACTCGTGCTGGTCGCCGTGGGTATCGCGGGCGCGATCGTTGCCGAAGCGCAGCTCAGCTTCCTGGGCATTGGCATCAAGCCCCCGACTCCGTCTTGGGGCAACATGCTCAGCGGCGCCCAGACCCGGTTCGACCTCGGCCCTCATCTCGCGGTGATTCCCGGTGTGATGATATCCATCACCGTTCTTGCCATGAACCTGCTGGGTGACTCCATCAGGGACATGATCGATCCTCGTCTGAGAGGGAGGCAGTAGTTGACTAGCCCCGGTGAACCGGAGCCGCTCATCTCGGTACGCGACCTCCGCACGTTCTTCTACACCCGTGAGGGCGTGGTCAAGGCAGTCAACGGCGTGTCCTTCGACGCCATGGAAGGCGAGACCATCGCGCTGGTAGGCGAGAGTGGGTGCGGCAAGTCCGTGACCTCGCTGTCCATCATGCGTCTGGTCGCGGAGCCTCCGGGCAAGATCGAGACCGGCGAGGTCATGTTCCAAGGCGAGGACCTGCTCAAGATGGACGGCGTCGAGCTGAGAAACACCCGGGGCAAAGACATCGCGATGATCTTCCAGGAGCCGATGTCGTCGCTCAATCCAGTGCTCACCATCGAGGAGCAGCTCTCCGAGTCTGTAATGTGGCACCAGGGACTGAATCGCGGCGAAGCCCGGATGAGAGCGATCGAGCTTCTCGAACAGGTCGGCATTTCCGACCCCCAGCGCAGGTTGAACCAGTACCCTCACGAGTTTAGTGGAGGGATGCGCCAGCGCGTGATGATCGCAATTGCGATGAGCTGCGGCCCCAAGCTGATCATCGCCGACGAGGCGACAACCGCGCTCGA from Dehalococcoidia bacterium includes:
- a CDS encoding ABC transporter permease, which produces MGAVIDTGPSGPAQRVQSIASKAGSGLVEFARLNPSGAIGGLVMLLFVLLAVFAPLVTPHDPAKFVATRYLNLFDTATDGSMLLFGSDELGRNEFSRILYGGRVSLLVGFLSPLMGVAVGTLIGITSAYFGGLVDLILQRFVDTLLVLPGLVIVITVATAFGFTMTVVICALALFSAIGSIRVIRSHVLSLRESLFIEAQRSIGSSSLRIVVLHLVPNTLPVSLVLVAVGIAGAIVAEAQLSFLGIGIKPPTPSWGNMLSGAQTRFDLGPHLAVIPGVMISITVLAMNLLGDSIRDMIDPRLRGRQ
- a CDS encoding ABC transporter ATP-binding protein — its product is MEGETIALVGESGCGKSVTSLSIMRLVAEPPGKIETGEVMFQGEDLLKMDGVELRNTRGKDIAMIFQEPMSSLNPVLTIEEQLSESVMWHQGLNRGEARMRAIELLEQVGISDPQRRLNQYPHEFSGGMRQRVMIAIAMSCGPKLIIADEATTALDVTIQAQILDLLKGLASEFGVTLILITHNLGVVARYADRINIMYAGDIFRNPRHPYTRGLLRSIPRVDQVRGELLETIEGRPPDLIDLPPGCPFVPRCDYAIDVCAGQFPDETAISDSHRAACWVATELGEVSAS